The Marinifilum sp. JC120 genome window below encodes:
- a CDS encoding ABC transporter ATP-binding protein, with protein sequence MLKIEDLHVSIGDKEVIKGLNLHIKEGETFILFGPNGSGKTSLLMTLMGFSNYDITQGKITFKGEDITYAPIYERARLGIGMSFQRPPTIHGLKTRHLVKMCGNGSNVDVEMLAQRVNMTNFLDRDINSGFSGGEIKRSELLQLMAQNPGLLLFDEPESGVDLENMHLIGKMVRTLLDGEIKPNLDLSMKEQKMKKSTKTCGLIITHTGHILDYINADRGQVLFNGHLCCEARPRDILEHIRKYGYKECVKCLN encoded by the coding sequence ATGCTTAAAATAGAAGACTTGCACGTCAGTATCGGCGACAAGGAGGTCATCAAAGGCCTCAACCTGCATATAAAAGAAGGGGAGACTTTCATCCTTTTCGGACCCAACGGTTCCGGTAAGACCTCCCTGCTCATGACCCTCATGGGCTTTAGTAACTACGACATTACCCAGGGCAAGATTACTTTCAAAGGTGAAGATATCACCTACGCCCCCATTTATGAACGTGCCCGTCTCGGAATCGGCATGTCCTTCCAGCGTCCCCCGACCATCCACGGCCTTAAGACTCGCCATCTGGTAAAGATGTGCGGCAACGGTTCCAATGTGGATGTTGAAATGCTGGCTCAGCGTGTCAATATGACCAACTTTCTCGACCGTGATATCAACTCCGGTTTTTCCGGTGGTGAGATTAAGCGTTCCGAGTTGCTTCAGCTCATGGCCCAGAATCCCGGCCTGCTGCTTTTTGATGAGCCGGAATCCGGCGTTGACCTCGAAAATATGCACCTGATCGGTAAAATGGTCCGCACCCTGCTTGATGGCGAAATTAAGCCCAATCTTGATCTGAGCATGAAAGAGCAGAAGATGAAGAAAAGTACTAAGACATGCGGCTTGATTATTACCCATACCGGACACATTCTGGATTACATTAATGCTGACCGTGGACAGGTTCTTTTTAACGGACACCTCTGCTGTGAAGCCAGACCTCGCGACATTTTGGAGCACATCCGCAAGTACGGATACAAAGAATGCGTGAAGTGCCTGAACTAG
- a CDS encoding CBS domain-containing protein, which produces MLKVDDLMTTELFTLSESDNLKMARSLMDLQRIRHIPIVNDKREFIGLVTHRDILRATISQLADIDPNTQGEIDSGIPVGEIMRTDIKTISAETSLKEAATTLLNHKYGCFPVVNEQNGLVGILTEADFLKLTISLMEALEKNDD; this is translated from the coding sequence ATGCTCAAAGTTGACGATCTTATGACAACTGAACTGTTCACCCTTAGCGAATCTGATAATTTAAAAATGGCTAGGTCTCTAATGGACCTGCAACGTATCAGACATATCCCCATCGTAAATGATAAGCGGGAATTTATCGGACTGGTAACTCACCGAGATATCCTGCGGGCCACTATTTCGCAACTGGCGGACATTGACCCAAACACTCAGGGTGAGATTGATTCCGGAATTCCTGTCGGTGAAATTATGCGTACCGACATCAAAACAATTTCAGCCGAAACTTCCTTGAAGGAAGCTGCCACAACGCTCCTAAATCATAAATATGGATGTTTTCCGGTGGTTAACGAGCAAAACGGATTGGTTGGAATACTAACCGAAGCAGACTTTCTCAAGCTGACTATCAGCCTGATGGAAGCTCTTGAGAAAAACGACGATTAG
- a CDS encoding DNA mismatch repair protein MutS produces MAKKKMSSLSDLKGLKFTKDKKEEHVPKAVRKALEAVKKKPAPIEPEEKEIEVDDDQAFMNAMNGVKPMDRSTVATQKPKPTPAPKMSEEDEGKEYLSSLVSGKIEFELEYSDEFMFGYVRGTDSKVFQKLKAGAFSYESHIDLHGMNSEQAFDNLLFFIRESFLQGNRCVLAVTGRGKNSPGGHSVLKREIQDWLTRDPFRRVVLAFCTAQPKDGGAGALYILLRKQKKVQGKVKWDKGINWGKEF; encoded by the coding sequence ATGGCTAAGAAAAAAATGAGTTCCCTGTCAGATCTCAAGGGACTCAAATTCACAAAAGACAAGAAAGAAGAACATGTTCCCAAGGCGGTTCGAAAAGCTCTTGAAGCTGTTAAGAAAAAGCCCGCCCCCATAGAGCCGGAAGAAAAGGAAATTGAAGTGGACGATGATCAGGCATTCATGAATGCCATGAATGGAGTTAAGCCCATGGACCGCTCTACCGTTGCCACCCAGAAGCCGAAACCAACCCCGGCCCCTAAAATGTCGGAAGAAGATGAAGGTAAGGAATACCTGAGCAGCCTTGTTTCCGGTAAAATCGAATTTGAATTGGAATATTCCGACGAATTCATGTTCGGCTATGTACGCGGAACCGATTCCAAGGTATTTCAAAAACTTAAGGCCGGAGCCTTCAGCTACGAATCGCATATAGACCTGCACGGCATGAACTCCGAACAGGCTTTTGACAACCTGCTGTTTTTCATCCGCGAATCTTTTTTGCAGGGCAATCGTTGTGTGCTGGCAGTGACCGGACGAGGTAAAAACTCACCGGGTGGACATTCCGTACTCAAACGGGAAATTCAAGACTGGCTGACCCGCGATCCCTTCCGCCGCGTGGTACTGGCTTTCTGCACTGCCCAGCCAAAAGACGGCGGTGCCGGGGCTTTGTACATTCTGCTGCGCAAGCAGAAGAAAGTACAAGGCAAGGTCAAATGGGACAAAGGCATAAATTGGGGTAAGGAATTTTAA
- a CDS encoding SufD family Fe-S cluster assembly protein produces MNKVDLNDFKFDGLEHDFIEDLSSIDAEEKEQLIMAGVDVDAKDVSGTFMQVDHSNVHCGTNDKDVEVMDIKKALDKYDDLPDYYFKLIDKDKDEFTRNAADNLHGGYFVRTKKGAKIEKPVQSCLFLKSENSGQNIHNIVVVEENSELHIITGCAAAHDKFTGGHFGLSEFYVKKGGKLTFTMVHNWGENTVVRPRTVGVVEEGGTLINNYVLMKKVKDLQSYPTIFLNGEGAVARFNSVLVAPEGSYIDTGTRIIQNAPNTKAETISRTITTGGTIISRGHIQGNYEPARGHIECQGLILGGGRIHAVPELEATVEGVELSHEAAVGKIAQEEIEYLMARGMDEDEATSTIVRGFLNVDIMGLPEKLQKEIDKQIEELDSSDAM; encoded by the coding sequence ATGAATAAAGTTGATCTGAACGATTTTAAATTTGATGGTCTTGAACACGATTTTATTGAAGACCTTTCTTCAATAGATGCTGAAGAAAAAGAGCAGTTGATCATGGCCGGTGTTGACGTGGACGCCAAGGATGTCAGCGGTACCTTTATGCAGGTTGACCACTCCAACGTACATTGCGGCACTAACGATAAAGACGTTGAAGTCATGGATATCAAGAAGGCTCTTGATAAATACGACGACCTGCCTGATTACTACTTCAAGCTTATTGATAAAGACAAGGACGAGTTCACCCGCAACGCCGCAGATAACCTGCATGGCGGTTACTTCGTACGCACCAAAAAGGGTGCGAAAATCGAAAAGCCGGTACAGTCCTGCCTCTTTCTCAAATCTGAAAATTCCGGTCAGAACATCCACAACATCGTTGTTGTTGAGGAGAATTCCGAACTGCACATCATCACCGGTTGTGCCGCTGCCCATGACAAGTTCACCGGCGGACATTTCGGTCTTTCCGAATTTTACGTTAAAAAGGGCGGTAAACTTACTTTCACCATGGTCCACAACTGGGGTGAAAATACCGTTGTACGTCCTCGCACTGTAGGTGTTGTTGAAGAGGGTGGAACGCTCATTAACAACTATGTGCTGATGAAAAAGGTAAAAGACCTTCAGTCTTACCCGACTATTTTCCTGAATGGTGAAGGCGCGGTTGCCCGTTTTAATTCCGTGCTGGTCGCTCCTGAAGGCTCCTATATCGATACCGGGACCCGGATCATCCAGAACGCACCCAACACCAAAGCGGAAACCATTTCCCGCACCATTACCACCGGCGGAACCATTATCTCCCGTGGGCATATTCAGGGTAACTACGAACCTGCACGCGGTCATATCGAGTGTCAGGGGCTTATCCTCGGCGGCGGACGCATTCATGCCGTTCCCGAGTTGGAGGCAACCGTGGAAGGTGTTGAACTTTCTCACGAGGCCGCTGTCGGTAAGATCGCACAGGAAGAGATCGAATATCTCATGGCTCGCGGAATGGATGAGGACGAAGCTACCTCAACCATCGTACGTGGCTTCCTGAACGTTGACATCATGGGCCTGCCTGAAAAGCTGCAAAAGGAAATCGATAAACAGATCGAAGAACTTGATTCCAGCGACGCCATGTAG